Proteins from one Impatiens glandulifera chromosome 2, dImpGla2.1, whole genome shotgun sequence genomic window:
- the LOC124924035 gene encoding uncharacterized protein LOC124924035 isoform X3, producing MAGNGKFDLDSSTVEPGFTGSYKGNHSGPTLDRPGSFREGGESRSFPSGNNTFRSSRQHIGGSSTSLQGLMLEPMPMEDLKKNSCSGELTRVLNLAGLASEESSLVPAHSRPIRSAAVEALKQSKVTFSEINSKARVRVKRLNENLHKLDKISEAPNTRKQQRTELSTNERSIGSNLKIGAQINRNSLVDDRAKNGVLNKRVRTSMAETQTEARSNGISRQPMAATKNLDLLKDSVSQPDTEEKIRPLPAGGEGWHQKMRRKRSVSKVLTRSLDINGDPKRSMHKSFCNEGGGSQGNGSLSIREENRIGNTIPVTKTKASRAPRGGPSAAVSISTNIIRSGAPEICKQSANLNKIHTSSGSNNKKRSIPSGSTSSMTQWGGQRPQKISRTRRTNVVSPVSNPDDTQVSADGYSPSNFEARINSSRGFRDGANGKHHLKMKVENASSPARFSEGEESGAGGNRMKEKGTCISGIKEKAGTTFPSFGTLTMLAKKNKSPIEDIGDCVPRQGRNGRGSPFSNSSTSPMRDKMENAATANPLRSARPNSDKNGSKTGRPPKKPVDRKGLYRKGHIPNGDSPDITGESDDDHEELLTSASFASNPSYLVGSNAFWKYMEIGFAPVSSQDSSYLAQQLQVEEKLNKSLPQMTGHDSNYLDDTYVPAAFVSGAVETDGVKQKEEVNSIGSVDWLKFKTPPERSGSEKGSNKHTPLYQRVLSALIAEDEIEEIEEGGTERNAFSQYAAHSLSCNEPSRTDGKEGRYQLHFGTEMEKQSAASMYFSYDGVNGSVGQNLPCSVDKSQEKIGFSREVGGLTGFCKNSLGGSPFAHSNGFGHSYSDNEYEQLCIEDKILLELHNVGIYPETVPDLDDHDDASIVEETIQFTEDCYRQQVVTTKESLDILYGAVLRGKEEEKGALEQVAMDRLVELGYKKLQASEGSNASKSGTPKVSKHVALAFVERTLARCRVFEDSGVSCLNEKPFRDVLFAEPTTPYDETEPANTFVSTRRYAEQHGSSGNLNGVSSDLFGTSQKPDKGLSIGVPNQHRGKKRDIPLDDVSGGGGASAFGAKRKRNEKETSNGFATSKNDHLSTCSNGDVKTKTNPKQKTTRQLSSAGNAFVNNKSTETNRKKEGGRNNNLEKSSAAATKAVEEEEEPLDLANFPLPEMDTIDELGAGGIDMGGGGQQDLASWLNFDDTGLQEEDQDFSMEGLQIPMDDIAGLNMF from the exons ATGGCGGGGAATGGAAAATTTGACCTGGACTCGAGTACTGTAGAGCCTGGGTTCACTGGTAGCTATAAAGGGAACCATTCTGGCCCTACTTTGGATAGGCCTGGAAGCTTTCGAGAAGGTGGTGAGAGTCGATCATTCCCATCTGGAAACAATACATTTCGGTCAAGTAGGCAACATATAGGTGGCTCGTCCACTTCACTTCAAGGTCTGATGCTCGAACCGATGCCAATGGAAGACCTTAAAAAGAACTCATGTTCAGGTGAATTAACGAGGGTTCTGAATCTTGCTGGACTTGCCTCTGAAGAGAGTTCCCTTGTACCTGCTCATTCTAGGCCTATACGTTCTGCAGCTGTGGAGGCTCTGAAGCAGAGCAAAGTAACTTTTTCTGAGATTAACAGCAAAGCTAG GGTTAGAGTAAAAAGGCTTAACGAGAACTTGCATAAGTTGGATAAGATCTCTGAAGCTCCTAACACTAGGAAGCAGCAAAGGACTGAGCTGTCTACAAACGAACGATCAATTGGATCAAACTTGAAGATTGGTGCTCAGATTAATCGAAACTCTCTAGTAGACGACCGGGCTAAGAATGGTGTTCTTAATAAGCGAGTTCGCACGTCAATGGCGGAAACCCAG ACAGAAGCCCGTAGTAATGGCATATCAAGACAGCCAATGGCTGCGACAAAAAACCTGGACTTGCTTAAGGATAGTGTTTCCCAACCTGATACAGAAGAAAAGATTAGGCCACTACCTGCTGGAGGAGAAGGTTGGCACcaaaaaatgagaagaaaacGTTCAGTAAGCAAGGTTTTAACGAGATCATTGGATATCAATGGAGATCCGAAACGATCTATGCATAAAAGTTTTTGCAATGAAGGAGGTGGTTCACAAGGAAATGGCTCCTTAAG TATACGTGAGGAGAACCGCATTGGCAATACTATCCCAGTAACGAAAACAAAGGCTTCAAGGGCTCCACGAGGTGGCCCTTCAGCAGCTGTAAGTATATCAACAAATATAATTAGGTCTGGAGCACCTGAGATCTGCAAGCAATCCGCAAATCTAAACAAGATCCACACGTCAAGTGGGAGTAACAACAAAAAACGTTCTATTCCCTCAGGATCAACCTCATCCATGACTCAGTGGGGCGGACAGAGACCACAGAAGATTTCTCGCACTCGACGGACTAATGTAGTATCCCCTGTTTCAAACCCTGATGACACACAAGTATCAGCTGATGGTTATTCACCTTCAAATTTTGAAGCTAGAATTAATTCCAGTCGAGGCTTCAGAGATGGGGCTAATGGTAAACATCATCTCAAGATGAAAGTAGAAAATGCTTCTTCTCCTGCTAGATTTTCTGAGGGTGAAGAATCTGGTGCGGGGGGAAACAGAATGAAAGAAAAAGGTACTTGTATCAGTGGCATAAAGGAAAAAGCAGGAACTACTTTCCCAAGTTTTGGGACTCTCACAATGTTGgcaaagaaaaataaatcacCAATAGAAGACATTGGTGATTGCGTACCGAGGCAAGGGAGGAATGGGAGGGGCTCTCCGTTTTCCAATTCTAGCACTTCACCAATGAGAGATAAGATGGAGAATGCTGCCACAGCTAATCCCCTTAGAAGTGCACGGCCAAATTCTGATAAGAATGGAAG TAAGACTGGACGCCCTCCAAAAAAACCAGTGGATCGTAAAGGCCTTTACCGTAAAGGACATATTCCAAATGGCGATTCTCCAGATATCACTG GGGAATCAGATGATGATCATGAAGAACTCTTAACATCTGCTAGTTTTGCTAGTAACCCCAGTT ATCTTGTTGGTTCCAATGCATTCTGGAAGTATATGGAAATAGGTTTTGCTCCAGTTAGCTCACAGGACAGTTCTTACTTGGCTCAACAG TTACAAGTTGAAGAAAAACTTAATAAAAGTCTGCCTCAAATGACTGGCCATGACAGTAATTATTTG GATGATACATATGTGCCTGCTGCCTTTGTTTCTGGAGCAGTGGAAACTGATGGAGTTAAACAAAAGGAGGAAGTCAACTCTATTGGCTCAGTTGACTGGCTTAAATTTAAAACTCCTCCTGAAAGATCAGGCTCGGAAAAGGGATCAAACAAACACACTCCATTGTATCAAAGGGTTTTATCAGCTCTCATTGCAGAagatgaaattgaagaaattgaagaaggtGGTACAGAAAGAAATGCTTTTTCCCAGTATGCTGCACATAGTCTATCCTGTAATGAACCTAGTAGGACAGATGGAAAAGAAGGAAGATATCAGTTGCATTTTGGTACTGAAATGGAGAAACAATCTGCAGCAAGCATGTATTTTTCCTATGATGGTGTTAATGGTTCAGTGGGCCAGAATCTTCCATGCAGTGTGGACAAGTCGCAGGAGAAAATTGGGTTTTCACGTGAAGTTGGGGGTTTAACTGGGTTTTGCAAAAATTCTCTTGGCGGGTCCCCTTTTGCTCATTCAAATGGGTTTGGACATTCTTACTCTGATAATGAATACGAGCAGTTGTGCATAGAAGACAAGATTTTGCTGGAACTGCATAATGTTGGAATATATCCAGAAACAGTG CCTGATTTAGATGACCATGATGATGCAAGTATCGTCGAAGAAACTATTCAATTCACCGAGGACTGTTATAGGCAACAG GTTGTCACAACAAAAGAATCCTTGGACATACTATATGGGGCAGTTCTGCGAGGGAAAGAAGAGGAGAAGGG GGCACTTGAGCAAGTTGCAATGGACAGACTCGTGGAGTTGGGGTACAAAAAACTCCag GCTAGTGAAGGAAGCAATGCGTCTAAATCTGGGACCCCGAAGGTGTCTAAGCATGTTGCTCTGGCTTTTGTCGAAAGGACTCTGGCTAGATGCAGAGTATTTGAAGATTCAGGAGTAAGCTGCTTAAATGAGAAACCGTTTCGGGATGTTCTTTTTGCTGAACCTACTACTCCATATGATGAGACTGAACCCGCCAACACTTTTG TCTCTACTCGCAGATATGCTGAACAACACGGTTCTAGTGGTAATCTCAATGGCGTGTCATCAGATTTATTTGGGACATCTCAGAAACCTGACAAGGGCTTATCAATTGGTGTACCAAATCAACATAGAGGGAAGAAGAGGGACATACCGCTTGATGATGTcagtggtggtggtggtgcttCTGCTTTTGGAGCCAAGAGAAAAAGAAATGAGAAGGAAACGTCTAATGGATTTGCTACGTCGAAAAATGACCATTTGAGTACCTGTAGTAATGGAGAtgtcaaaacaaaaacaaatcccaAGCAGAAGACAACAAGGCAGCTGTCCTCAGCTGGAAAtgcatttgttaataataagtCGACAGAAACCAACCGGAAAAAAGAGGGTGGCCGCAATAAtaatcttgaaaaatcatcagCAGCAGCAACAAAAgctgttgaagaagaagaagaaccgtTGGATCTGGCAAACTTTCCACTCCCAGAAATGGACACAATAGACGAGCTGGGTGCAGGGGGGATAGATATGGGTGGTGGTGGGCAGCAAGATTTGGCTTCATGGCTGAATTTTGATGATACTGGCTTACAAGAAGAAGACCAAGACTTTTCCATGGAGGGACTTCAAATACCTATGGATGATATTGCTGGTTTGAATATGTTTTGA
- the LOC124924035 gene encoding uncharacterized protein LOC124924035 isoform X1 — MAGNGKFDLDSSTVEPGFTGSYKGNHSGPTLDRPGSFREGGESRSFPSGNNTFRSSRQHIGGSSTSLQGLMLEPMPMEDLKKNSCSGELTRVLNLAGLASEESSLVPAHSRPIRSAAVEALKQSKVTFSEINSKARVRVKRLNENLHKLDKISEAPNTRKQQRTELSTNERSIGSNLKIGAQINRNSLVDDRAKNGVLNKRVRTSMAETQTEARSNGISRQPMAATKNLDLLKDSVSQPDTEEKIRPLPAGGEGWHQKMRRKRSVSKVLTRSLDINGDPKRSMHKSFCNEGGGSQGNGSLRSGFFNGNSGSPKKGIISSPVILNTSAAMPKHEQDTDKLIVKGNIIREENRIGNTIPVTKTKASRAPRGGPSAAVSISTNIIRSGAPEICKQSANLNKIHTSSGSNNKKRSIPSGSTSSMTQWGGQRPQKISRTRRTNVVSPVSNPDDTQVSADGYSPSNFEARINSSRGFRDGANGKHHLKMKVENASSPARFSEGEESGAGGNRMKEKGTCISGIKEKAGTTFPSFGTLTMLAKKNKSPIEDIGDCVPRQGRNGRGSPFSNSSTSPMRDKMENAATANPLRSARPNSDKNGSKTGRPPKKPVDRKGLYRKGHIPNGDSPDITGESDDDHEELLTSASFASNPSYLVGSNAFWKYMEIGFAPVSSQDSSYLAQQLQVEEKLNKSLPQMTGHDSNYLDDTYVPAAFVSGAVETDGVKQKEEVNSIGSVDWLKFKTPPERSGSEKGSNKHTPLYQRVLSALIAEDEIEEIEEGGTERNAFSQYAAHSLSCNEPSRTDGKEGRYQLHFGTEMEKQSAASMYFSYDGVNGSVGQNLPCSVDKSQEKIGFSREVGGLTGFCKNSLGGSPFAHSNGFGHSYSDNEYEQLCIEDKILLELHNVGIYPETVPDLDDHDDASIVEETIQFTEDCYRQQVVTTKESLDILYGAVLRGKEEEKGALEQVAMDRLVELGYKKLQASEGSNASKSGTPKVSKHVALAFVERTLARCRVFEDSGVSCLNEKPFRDVLFAEPTTPYDETEPANTFVSTRRYAEQHGSSGNLNGVSSDLFGTSQKPDKGLSIGVPNQHRGKKRDIPLDDVSGGGGASAFGAKRKRNEKETSNGFATSKNDHLSTCSNGDVKTKTNPKQKTTRQLSSAGNAFVNNKSTETNRKKEGGRNNNLEKSSAAATKAVEEEEEPLDLANFPLPEMDTIDELGAGGIDMGGGGQQDLASWLNFDDTGLQEEDQDFSMEGLQIPMDDIAGLNMF, encoded by the exons ATGGCGGGGAATGGAAAATTTGACCTGGACTCGAGTACTGTAGAGCCTGGGTTCACTGGTAGCTATAAAGGGAACCATTCTGGCCCTACTTTGGATAGGCCTGGAAGCTTTCGAGAAGGTGGTGAGAGTCGATCATTCCCATCTGGAAACAATACATTTCGGTCAAGTAGGCAACATATAGGTGGCTCGTCCACTTCACTTCAAGGTCTGATGCTCGAACCGATGCCAATGGAAGACCTTAAAAAGAACTCATGTTCAGGTGAATTAACGAGGGTTCTGAATCTTGCTGGACTTGCCTCTGAAGAGAGTTCCCTTGTACCTGCTCATTCTAGGCCTATACGTTCTGCAGCTGTGGAGGCTCTGAAGCAGAGCAAAGTAACTTTTTCTGAGATTAACAGCAAAGCTAG GGTTAGAGTAAAAAGGCTTAACGAGAACTTGCATAAGTTGGATAAGATCTCTGAAGCTCCTAACACTAGGAAGCAGCAAAGGACTGAGCTGTCTACAAACGAACGATCAATTGGATCAAACTTGAAGATTGGTGCTCAGATTAATCGAAACTCTCTAGTAGACGACCGGGCTAAGAATGGTGTTCTTAATAAGCGAGTTCGCACGTCAATGGCGGAAACCCAG ACAGAAGCCCGTAGTAATGGCATATCAAGACAGCCAATGGCTGCGACAAAAAACCTGGACTTGCTTAAGGATAGTGTTTCCCAACCTGATACAGAAGAAAAGATTAGGCCACTACCTGCTGGAGGAGAAGGTTGGCACcaaaaaatgagaagaaaacGTTCAGTAAGCAAGGTTTTAACGAGATCATTGGATATCAATGGAGATCCGAAACGATCTATGCATAAAAGTTTTTGCAATGAAGGAGGTGGTTCACAAGGAAATGGCTCCTTAAG ATCTGGTTTTTTTAATGGTAACAGTGGCAGTCCTAAGAAGGGTATCATTTCTTCACCTGTAATCTTGAATACCTCTGCTGCTATGCCCAAGCATGAACAGGACACAGATAAACTAATAGTAAAAGGAAACAT TATACGTGAGGAGAACCGCATTGGCAATACTATCCCAGTAACGAAAACAAAGGCTTCAAGGGCTCCACGAGGTGGCCCTTCAGCAGCTGTAAGTATATCAACAAATATAATTAGGTCTGGAGCACCTGAGATCTGCAAGCAATCCGCAAATCTAAACAAGATCCACACGTCAAGTGGGAGTAACAACAAAAAACGTTCTATTCCCTCAGGATCAACCTCATCCATGACTCAGTGGGGCGGACAGAGACCACAGAAGATTTCTCGCACTCGACGGACTAATGTAGTATCCCCTGTTTCAAACCCTGATGACACACAAGTATCAGCTGATGGTTATTCACCTTCAAATTTTGAAGCTAGAATTAATTCCAGTCGAGGCTTCAGAGATGGGGCTAATGGTAAACATCATCTCAAGATGAAAGTAGAAAATGCTTCTTCTCCTGCTAGATTTTCTGAGGGTGAAGAATCTGGTGCGGGGGGAAACAGAATGAAAGAAAAAGGTACTTGTATCAGTGGCATAAAGGAAAAAGCAGGAACTACTTTCCCAAGTTTTGGGACTCTCACAATGTTGgcaaagaaaaataaatcacCAATAGAAGACATTGGTGATTGCGTACCGAGGCAAGGGAGGAATGGGAGGGGCTCTCCGTTTTCCAATTCTAGCACTTCACCAATGAGAGATAAGATGGAGAATGCTGCCACAGCTAATCCCCTTAGAAGTGCACGGCCAAATTCTGATAAGAATGGAAG TAAGACTGGACGCCCTCCAAAAAAACCAGTGGATCGTAAAGGCCTTTACCGTAAAGGACATATTCCAAATGGCGATTCTCCAGATATCACTG GGGAATCAGATGATGATCATGAAGAACTCTTAACATCTGCTAGTTTTGCTAGTAACCCCAGTT ATCTTGTTGGTTCCAATGCATTCTGGAAGTATATGGAAATAGGTTTTGCTCCAGTTAGCTCACAGGACAGTTCTTACTTGGCTCAACAG TTACAAGTTGAAGAAAAACTTAATAAAAGTCTGCCTCAAATGACTGGCCATGACAGTAATTATTTG GATGATACATATGTGCCTGCTGCCTTTGTTTCTGGAGCAGTGGAAACTGATGGAGTTAAACAAAAGGAGGAAGTCAACTCTATTGGCTCAGTTGACTGGCTTAAATTTAAAACTCCTCCTGAAAGATCAGGCTCGGAAAAGGGATCAAACAAACACACTCCATTGTATCAAAGGGTTTTATCAGCTCTCATTGCAGAagatgaaattgaagaaattgaagaaggtGGTACAGAAAGAAATGCTTTTTCCCAGTATGCTGCACATAGTCTATCCTGTAATGAACCTAGTAGGACAGATGGAAAAGAAGGAAGATATCAGTTGCATTTTGGTACTGAAATGGAGAAACAATCTGCAGCAAGCATGTATTTTTCCTATGATGGTGTTAATGGTTCAGTGGGCCAGAATCTTCCATGCAGTGTGGACAAGTCGCAGGAGAAAATTGGGTTTTCACGTGAAGTTGGGGGTTTAACTGGGTTTTGCAAAAATTCTCTTGGCGGGTCCCCTTTTGCTCATTCAAATGGGTTTGGACATTCTTACTCTGATAATGAATACGAGCAGTTGTGCATAGAAGACAAGATTTTGCTGGAACTGCATAATGTTGGAATATATCCAGAAACAGTG CCTGATTTAGATGACCATGATGATGCAAGTATCGTCGAAGAAACTATTCAATTCACCGAGGACTGTTATAGGCAACAG GTTGTCACAACAAAAGAATCCTTGGACATACTATATGGGGCAGTTCTGCGAGGGAAAGAAGAGGAGAAGGG GGCACTTGAGCAAGTTGCAATGGACAGACTCGTGGAGTTGGGGTACAAAAAACTCCag GCTAGTGAAGGAAGCAATGCGTCTAAATCTGGGACCCCGAAGGTGTCTAAGCATGTTGCTCTGGCTTTTGTCGAAAGGACTCTGGCTAGATGCAGAGTATTTGAAGATTCAGGAGTAAGCTGCTTAAATGAGAAACCGTTTCGGGATGTTCTTTTTGCTGAACCTACTACTCCATATGATGAGACTGAACCCGCCAACACTTTTG TCTCTACTCGCAGATATGCTGAACAACACGGTTCTAGTGGTAATCTCAATGGCGTGTCATCAGATTTATTTGGGACATCTCAGAAACCTGACAAGGGCTTATCAATTGGTGTACCAAATCAACATAGAGGGAAGAAGAGGGACATACCGCTTGATGATGTcagtggtggtggtggtgcttCTGCTTTTGGAGCCAAGAGAAAAAGAAATGAGAAGGAAACGTCTAATGGATTTGCTACGTCGAAAAATGACCATTTGAGTACCTGTAGTAATGGAGAtgtcaaaacaaaaacaaatcccaAGCAGAAGACAACAAGGCAGCTGTCCTCAGCTGGAAAtgcatttgttaataataagtCGACAGAAACCAACCGGAAAAAAGAGGGTGGCCGCAATAAtaatcttgaaaaatcatcagCAGCAGCAACAAAAgctgttgaagaagaagaagaaccgtTGGATCTGGCAAACTTTCCACTCCCAGAAATGGACACAATAGACGAGCTGGGTGCAGGGGGGATAGATATGGGTGGTGGTGGGCAGCAAGATTTGGCTTCATGGCTGAATTTTGATGATACTGGCTTACAAGAAGAAGACCAAGACTTTTCCATGGAGGGACTTCAAATACCTATGGATGATATTGCTGGTTTGAATATGTTTTGA